In Terriglobales bacterium, the following proteins share a genomic window:
- the secY gene encoding preprotein translocase subunit SecY — protein sequence MLEKLANIFRIPDLRKRVLFTLAMLAVYRLGSHIPTPGINPEALTRAFEQQAGSLLGFYDLFSGGNFRKLTVFALGIMPYITSSIILQLLTVVYEPLARLQKEGELGRRKITQWTRYLTVALSAMQSFGIAITLERIQGEQIVLHPGWGFRIMTMITLTAGSAFIMWLGEQITERGVGNGMSLLIFAGIVVGLPRAIFDLWEKVRTNAWGALTPVAMVALIALMIAVVAFIVFVERSERRIPVQYAKRVVGRKVMGGQSTFLPLRVNTGGVMPVIFASSILSFPLMIEPFVKNSTNAFMKNWLAPTLEAMRWGEPLYTLLYVGGIIFFAYFYVSIVFNPTEVADNMRKYGGFIPGIRPGRRTSDFINEVLTRITLVGALYLILISLIPEWMIAGIHLHHLPRWLGGDFFANLPTWITNGLGVNFYFGGTSLLIVVGVAMDTVQQIEAQLIMRHYEGFTPRSGRIRGRRAW from the coding sequence ATGCTCGAGAAGCTGGCAAATATCTTCCGCATTCCAGACCTGCGCAAGCGTGTGCTCTTCACGCTCGCGATGCTGGCGGTCTATCGCCTGGGCTCGCACATCCCCACGCCCGGCATCAATCCCGAGGCGCTCACGCGGGCCTTCGAGCAGCAGGCGGGCTCGCTGCTCGGCTTCTACGACCTGTTCTCCGGCGGCAACTTCCGCAAGTTGACCGTCTTCGCCCTCGGCATCATGCCGTACATCACCTCGTCCATCATCCTGCAACTCTTGACGGTGGTGTACGAGCCGCTCGCGCGCCTGCAAAAGGAAGGCGAGCTCGGCCGCCGCAAGATCACCCAGTGGACCCGCTACCTCACGGTGGCGCTCTCCGCCATGCAGTCGTTCGGCATTGCCATCACGCTGGAGCGCATCCAGGGCGAGCAGATCGTGCTTCACCCCGGCTGGGGCTTCCGCATCATGACGATGATCACCCTGACCGCGGGCTCGGCCTTCATCATGTGGCTGGGCGAGCAGATCACCGAGCGCGGCGTCGGCAACGGCATGTCGCTGCTCATCTTCGCCGGCATCGTCGTCGGCCTGCCCCGCGCCATCTTCGACCTCTGGGAGAAAGTCCGCACCAACGCCTGGGGCGCGCTCACTCCCGTCGCCATGGTCGCGCTCATCGCGCTCATGATCGCGGTGGTCGCCTTCATCGTCTTCGTCGAACGCAGCGAACGCCGGATCCCGGTGCAGTACGCCAAGCGCGTCGTCGGCCGCAAGGTCATGGGCGGGCAGAGCACGTTCCTGCCGCTGCGCGTCAACACCGGCGGTGTCATGCCGGTCATCTTCGCGTCCTCCATCCTCAGCTTCCCGCTGATGATCGAGCCTTTCGTGAAGAACTCCACCAACGCTTTCATGAAGAACTGGCTCGCGCCCACGCTCGAAGCCATGCGCTGGGGAGAGCCGCTCTACACGCTGCTCTACGTCGGCGGCATCATCTTCTTCGCCTACTTCTACGTCTCGATCGTGTTCAACCCGACCGAGGTCGCCGACAACATGCGCAAGTACGGCGGGTTCATCCCCGGCATCCGCCCGGGCCGCCGCACCTCCGACTTCATCAACGAGGTGCTCACGCGCATCACCTTGGTCGGCGCGCTCTACCTCATCCTCATCTCGCTCATCCCCGAATGGATGATCGCCGGCATCCACCTCCATCACCTGCCGCGCTGGCTGGGCGGCGACTTCTTCGCCAACCTGCCCACCTGGATCACCAACGGCCTGGGCGTGAACTTCTACTTCGGCGGCACGTCGCTGCTGATCGTGGTCGGCGTCGCGATGGACACCGTGCAGCAGATCGAGGCGCAGCTCATCATGCGCCACTACGAAGGTTTCACCCCGCGCAGCGGTCGCATCCGCGGCCGTCGCGCCTGGTAG
- the rplO gene encoding 50S ribosomal protein L15, whose amino-acid sequence MNLSTIKAPKGSNSNKKRVGRGMGSGMGKTSTRGHKGQRSRSGSRMMRGFEGGQMPLHRRVPKRGFNNIFRQEYQIVNLETLATLGQKEVTPDSLYEAGAVRKSSVPVKVLGDGELKQALTVRAHKFSKSAEEKITKAGGKILVIGAVEAPTKSEPKAKAEPKAKAEPKAESKPKKKQP is encoded by the coding sequence ATGAATCTTTCTACCATCAAAGCACCGAAGGGCTCGAACTCGAACAAGAAGCGCGTGGGCCGCGGCATGGGCTCGGGCATGGGCAAGACCTCGACTCGCGGTCACAAGGGCCAGCGCTCGCGCTCCGGCTCGCGCATGATGCGCGGCTTCGAAGGCGGCCAGATGCCGCTCCACCGCCGCGTTCCGAAGCGCGGCTTCAACAACATCTTCCGCCAGGAGTACCAGATCGTGAACCTGGAGACCCTGGCCACGCTCGGCCAGAAGGAAGTCACGCCCGACTCGCTCTACGAAGCCGGCGCCGTGCGCAAGAGCAGCGTGCCCGTGAAGGTCCTGGGGGACGGCGAACTGAAGCAGGCGCTCACCGTCCGCGCGCACAAGTTCTCCAAGTCGGCCGAGGAGAAGATCACCAAGGCCGGCGGCAAGATCCTCGTCATCGGCGCGGTGGAAGCGCCAACGAAGTCCGAGCCCAAGGCCAAGGCTGAGCCCAAGGCCAAGGCTGAGCCCAAGGCCGAGTCCAAGCCGAAAAAGAAGCAGCCGTAA
- the rpmD gene encoding 50S ribosomal protein L30 produces the protein MTAEKKSAKQGTIRIKWVRSFIQAPVKHKKVVKGLGFTRLNQVIEREDTPSIRGMVNKVPHLVEIVQ, from the coding sequence ATGACCGCTGAAAAGAAGTCCGCCAAGCAGGGCACCATCCGCATCAAATGGGTCCGCTCGTTCATCCAGGCGCCGGTGAAGCACAAGAAGGTCGTCAAAGGCCTGGGCTTCACGCGGCTGAACCAGGTCATCGAGCGCGAAGACACGCCCTCGATCCGCGGCATGGTCAACAAGGTACCGCATTTAGTCGAGATCGTTCAGTAA
- the rpsE gene encoding 30S ribosomal protein S5: MPTVMKRLDAGKYNLKDQVVAINRVTKVVKGGKNLSFAALVVVGDPSAGVVGYGSGKAKEVPQAIRKGIEAAKKNLVRVHLKDTTIPHTSLGRFGSGMVLLKPAPEGTGVIAGGAVRAVMTSAGVQNVLTKSIGTANPHNVIKATFDALKKLRDRKEVAALRGKTAEEL, from the coding sequence ATGCCAACAGTGATGAAGAGACTCGACGCCGGAAAGTACAACCTGAAAGATCAGGTCGTGGCCATCAACCGCGTCACCAAGGTCGTGAAGGGCGGCAAGAACCTGTCGTTCGCCGCGCTCGTCGTCGTCGGCGACCCCTCCGCCGGCGTGGTCGGCTACGGCTCCGGCAAGGCGAAGGAAGTGCCCCAGGCCATTCGCAAGGGCATCGAAGCCGCCAAGAAGAACCTCGTGCGCGTCCACCTGAAGGACACCACCATCCCGCACACCTCGCTCGGGCGCTTCGGCTCGGGCATGGTGCTGCTCAAGCCCGCGCCGGAAGGCACCGGCGTCATCGCCGGCGGCGCCGTGCGCGCGGTCATGACCTCCGCGGGCGTGCAGAACGTGCTCACCAAGTCCATCGGGACGGCGAACCCACACAACGTCATCAAGGCCACCTTTGACGCGCTCAAGAAGCTGCGTGACCGCAAGGAAGTCGCGGCGCTGCGCGGCAAGACGGCCGAGGAGCTCTAA
- the rplR gene encoding 50S ribosomal protein L18: MIPQREKNVIRKRVHVRIREKLSGTAERPRLNVYRSLNHIYVQLIDDLAGKTIVSASTNEKAEAKGAKAKGKKTGGNVASAKAIGKLIAERAKAKGVEQVVFDRGGYIYHGRVKALADAAREAGLKF, from the coding sequence ATGATTCCGCAACGCGAAAAGAACGTCATCCGCAAGCGCGTGCACGTGCGCATTCGCGAGAAGCTGTCGGGCACGGCCGAGCGGCCGCGGCTCAACGTCTACCGCTCGCTGAACCACATCTACGTCCAGCTCATCGACGACCTGGCCGGCAAGACCATCGTCTCCGCCTCCACCAACGAGAAGGCCGAGGCCAAGGGCGCGAAAGCCAAGGGTAAGAAGACGGGCGGCAACGTCGCCAGCGCCAAGGCCATCGGCAAGCTCATCGCCGAGCGCGCCAAGGCCAAGGGCGTCGAGCAGGTGGTGTTCGACCGCGGCGGCTACATCTACCACGGGCGCGTGAAGGCTTTGGCCGACGCCGCCCGTGAAGCCGGACTCAAGTTCTAG
- the rplF gene encoding 50S ribosomal protein L6 produces the protein MSRIGKKPIPVPQGVKVEIAGNLVRLQGPKGKMEQPLPPGIKLEQKDGNLLAVRESDDQAALHGLARALVNNAMEGVTKGWVRELEIVGIGYRAEMKGKGTVVFSLGYSHPIEYPLPSGIECTVDPKQTRLTLTGIDRQKIGQVAAEMRSLRPPDPYKNKGVRYAGERLKKKVGKTGAK, from the coding sequence ATGTCGAGAATCGGTAAGAAACCTATCCCGGTGCCGCAAGGCGTGAAGGTCGAGATCGCCGGCAACCTCGTGCGCTTGCAGGGGCCGAAGGGCAAGATGGAGCAGCCCCTCCCGCCCGGCATCAAGCTGGAGCAGAAGGACGGCAACCTGCTCGCGGTCCGCGAGTCCGACGACCAGGCCGCGCTGCACGGGCTCGCCCGCGCGCTCGTCAACAACGCCATGGAAGGCGTCACCAAGGGCTGGGTCCGCGAACTCGAGATCGTCGGCATCGGCTACCGCGCCGAGATGAAGGGCAAGGGCACCGTGGTGTTCTCGCTCGGCTACTCGCACCCCATCGAATATCCGCTGCCGAGCGGCATCGAGTGCACGGTGGACCCGAAGCAGACCAGGCTCACGCTCACCGGCATCGACCGCCAGAAGATCGGGCAGGTCGCCGCCGAGATGCGCAGCCTGCGTCCGCCCGACCCGTACAAGAACAAGGGTGTCCGCTACGCCGGCGAGCGCTTGAAGAAGAAGGTCGGCAAGACCGGAGCGAAGTAA